Part of the Deltaproteobacteria bacterium genome is shown below.
GCTCTGAACATGATGTTTTAAAGCGTGTTCTTTGCGCTGCAAAATCTTTTGATGGAGAGATTCTTGTGGAAGTAACTGGAGATTGTCCGTTACTTGATCCAGAAGTTATTTCTCAGGGGATAGCCCTTTATTTACATAACGATTGCGATTATGTCTCTAATCTGGATCCTGTATCTTTTCCCGTAGGTATAGATACTCAAGTTTTCTCTGTAGATTTGTTAGCTTTAGCTGATAAAGAGACTGATGTTCCTGCAGATAGAGAGCATGTAAGCTGGTTTATACGGCGTCAGCCTCAGCGTTTTCGAAAGCTTCATTTGCCGGCTCCTCAGGAATTACATTGGCCGGAGCTAGGATTAACATTGGATGAAGAAAGAGATTACAAATTAATAACAAACATTTTTGAACATTTTTATCTGGAGTTCAAGGATTTTTCTACATATGATATTTTAAGATATCTTAGAGCCAATCCTGCATTATTGGAAATGAATAAAGAGGTCTCCAGGACAAGGGTTCAGTAGTGCATGAATAAGGTTTTTTTAAAAAAATTTAATGCAGTCATTGTAGGCCTTGGTGGAATAGGACTTGAGTATGATCTTTCTCATAATAAGGATTATGTTTTAACTCATAGCAAATCATTTATGAATCATGGCGGTTTTGAATTAGTTTGTGGAGTGGATAGAGATATTGAACGTTGTAGAAAGTTTGAATCTTTTACTAAAAAGCCTGGATTTCTAGAATTATCCTCTATACCTAAGGATAGGACATATGATGTTTTTATTATAGCAATACCACCGGGGGAGAGGGACTGTGTTCTAAAAGAATGTTTGTATTTTAAACCAAAGCTTATTCTCATGGAAAAACCTTTGGCTTTAGACGTAGAAGAAGCTAATAGGTTAATTGAGTTGTGTGAAAAAAGCGAGTGTGAACTTGCTGTAAACTATATGAGGCGTTGTGAACCGACAGTGCAAAAATTAAAAAAGGACATTGAAGACAATAGATTCGGTTCTTTTTTAGGGGGTAATACGTATTATACTCGCGGCATTCGCAATAATGCATCGCATTTTATGGATCTATATAGTTATTTAGTAGGTAAACCCTCATCTTGGGGAGTGTTGGAGAGGAAAGAGAAGAAAGAAGCCAACAAAGATCCTGAATTTGATTTTTGGATTTCTATCAAAAATGCCCGCTGTGTTTTCCAATCTGTAAGTAGTAGTAATTTTAGTATTGGAAAAGCAGATTTTATTTTTGAGAACGCAGTTATTTATTATGATGATTTTGGGCGCAATATTACCATAAGGGCACCGGAAGATGATCCGCAGTACAAAGGATATCGGAGACTTAAGCACATTGCAGAAAAATTAGAGAGCGGATTTGTCCGTTGCCAGCAATATGTTCCCGAGCATATTTATCAGCATTTTGTTGAAGGGATTGATCTCGTTTCATCGGCAAACAGCGGGCTGCAAACTTTAATTATTTGTGAAGATTTAATAGAACAATGGCAGAAGTAAAACCAAAAATTATGATTGTGTCTTATGCTGCAGGGGGGGCTGAAGTTCTCTCCTCATGGATAAAACTTAACAAACCAGAGGAGGAACTTTTATTTTGCCTAGACGGCCCAGCAATACAAATTTTTTCGAATAAACTGGGTGATATACAGAGAGTTTCTATAGAGAAAATTAGCTATTTTGACCCAAATGTGGATAAAGTAATAGCCAGTACTGGCTGGAGTCCTGACTTTGAGCGCCGTGCAATTGAAGAAGCCCAAAAAAAAAACATTTATAATATTACAATTATTGATCACTGGAAAAACTACAGGGAAAGATACCTCCCCTCCGGATTATGGAAAGAGATTCCAAATAATTGGCAGAGTTATTTATCGAACGAAGTGTGGGTTTGTGATAAATATGCCTATAATTTAGCCTTAGAATTGGGATTTCCTCCTCACTATATGAAGCAAATAGAAAACCCTTATCTACAAGATTTTAAAGAAAAATATACAAAGAAATCTAAAATTAATAAGGTTGACAATCATAACAATATACGTGTCCTATTTATAAGTGAACCGATAAGCCAACATTATGCCAAGAAGTATAATGATTCTAATTATTTAGGATATACTGAGTATGATTTAGTTGAATCCTTAATTGATGCATTTAAAAAAGCACAAAATTTAAATGTTGAGATTGAATTAAAGCTTCGGCTTCACCCTAGTGAGCCGAAAGAAAAATATTCAAATATTATTAAGGAAAGTTGCTTGTTTGAAGTTTCTGAAAATCAGGATATGCTTCATGATCTAATTTGGACGGATGCTGTGGTAGGTAGTGACAGTATGGCATTGGTGTTATCTTTGGCAGTAGGTAAACCTGTATTCAGCGTGATTCCTCCAACAAGTAAAAAAGATTGCTCTATACCTTATAAAGGGATCAGGCATAAACAGAGTTTTCTGGAAGTAATTAATGATTTGGTAAGAGCAAAAGGAGAAGACAAGTAATATGTCATTGGCTATTAAAGGGGGTAAACCTGTACGCACCAAACCATTCCCCGCATATAATTCTATTGGTCAGGAAGAAAAAAAAGCAGTCAATCAAGTTTTGGATTCAGGAATACTTTCACAATATTTAGGATGTTGGCACGATAATTTTTATGGTGGGCCTCAAGTGCGCACTTTAGAAAAAGAATGGGCAGAGTATTTTGGGGCTAAGCATGCTGTTGCTGTAAATTCATGTACTTCCGGACTATATTGCGCGGTGGGAGCAACTGGAGTGGAGCCGGGGGAGGAGATAATTGTTTCATCTTATACCATGAGTGCTTCTGCTGTTGCACCTCTTATATATAATGCAATTCCTGTTTTTGCTGACATTGAAGAAGATTATTTTTGTCTTGATGTTAAGTCAATAGAGGAGCGGATTACACCTAAAACTCGAGCAATTATTGTTGTAGATATTTTTGGGTTGCCTTGTAACGCTGAAGCAATTCAAGCTTTGGCTAAAAAGCACAATTTATATGTTATTGAAGATACTGCCCAAGCTCCCGGAGCAGTATATGATGGCAAATTTGCCGGTACGCTTGGTGATATGGGAGTATTTTCTCTGAATTATCATAAACATATACATTGCGGTGAAGGCGGAGTCATTGTAACAGATAATGATGAACTTGCTCAGCGGTTACAGCTTATCCGTAATCATGCTGAGGCCGTTGTTGGAGCGAAGGGAACAGAAAATTTAGTTAATATGATTGGTTTTAATTTTAGGCTTGGAGAAATGGAAGCGGCAATAGCCCGCTGTCAACTAAAAAAGCTGGAAGGCCTTGTTGCGCAACGACAGGAGAATTGTGAATATTTGTCAGAGCATATAGGAAAGATACCGGCTATAACTTCACCGAAGGTAAGAGAAAAAAGTACTCATGCTTATTATGTTCATGCTTTTAAGTTTAATGAAAGCATTGCTGGTGTCTCCAGAGATGTATTCATTGAGGCAGTAAGAGCCGAATTAACTGGCACGTCGCTTCGAGAAAAAGAAGGTGCACTTGTACTTTGCGGCTATGTAAAGCCTCTATACCTGGAGCCGCTTTATCAGAATAAAATTGCTTATGGCTCAAAAGGGTATCCTTGGTCTAAGGAGAGTGTTGATTATAAAAAAGGATTGTGCCCAGTAACCGAAAAAATGTATGAAAAAGAACTTTTTTATCATCAATTAATGACCCCCGGTATGAACAAAAATGATTTAGATGATGTAATTAGAGCTTTTGAGAAGGTTTATAACAACATAAAAGAACTGAAATGAAACGGGAAGAAAAAAAAATCTTTGATATTAATGATTTGCCTCGCTTTTCACCATGGCCTGCTCGCCTTTTTGGGATTGATCCCTGGGAAACAAAGCAGAAGACACCACAAGAGATTGACAGAGAATATGGATGTGAAAAATGGGGAAAATTGCTAGAGGAAATTCAAGAATCTGAAAAAGAAGTATTAATTGATGAAGTTGATCAAAAGTTTTACAAGAATCCTCAAAATTCTTTGTGCAGTTTCGGCAATCAATTTGAGCTTTTACCTACGTTGGAAGCGCATCAACGATATAAAAGACTTGTTCAGAATACAATAGAAAATTATTTGCCAGCTTCAGCTATCGTTGAGCTTGGTGCAGGTTATGGAAGTCTTATACTTGATTATGTAAAGCAAGATAGGTTTGCTGGCTTACGTTTTATCGCGGGTGAATATACAAATAGCGGCATTGAACTGATTAAAAAATTATCATATGCGCAACATTCTGAAGTTGAAGTAGTGCATTGTGATTTTAATGCATCTCCCGCAGTAAACGGTGAAATACCTAAAGATTCTATTGTCTTTACCTCTTGGGCAATAGCTTGCGTATCGACATTACAATCTGATTTTTTTAAATATCTTTGTGATAGTTGTATAAAAGTAGCTATACATGTAGAACCATGTTATGAACATTATACTCCAGATACTTTAATTGGACTCATGCGTCGTCAGTACATTAAAATCAATGGCTACAA
Proteins encoded:
- a CDS encoding DegT/DnrJ/EryC1/StrS family aminotransferase — encoded protein: MSLAIKGGKPVRTKPFPAYNSIGQEEKKAVNQVLDSGILSQYLGCWHDNFYGGPQVRTLEKEWAEYFGAKHAVAVNSCTSGLYCAVGATGVEPGEEIIVSSYTMSASAVAPLIYNAIPVFADIEEDYFCLDVKSIEERITPKTRAIIVVDIFGLPCNAEAIQALAKKHNLYVIEDTAQAPGAVYDGKFAGTLGDMGVFSLNYHKHIHCGEGGVIVTDNDELAQRLQLIRNHAEAVVGAKGTENLVNMIGFNFRLGEMEAAIARCQLKKLEGLVAQRQENCEYLSEHIGKIPAITSPKVREKSTHAYYVHAFKFNESIAGVSRDVFIEAVRAELTGTSLREKEGALVLCGYVKPLYLEPLYQNKIAYGSKGYPWSKESVDYKKGLCPVTEKMYEKELFYHQLMTPGMNKNDLDDVIRAFEKVYNNIKELK
- a CDS encoding Gfo/Idh/MocA family oxidoreductase, whose amino-acid sequence is MNKVFLKKFNAVIVGLGGIGLEYDLSHNKDYVLTHSKSFMNHGGFELVCGVDRDIERCRKFESFTKKPGFLELSSIPKDRTYDVFIIAIPPGERDCVLKECLYFKPKLILMEKPLALDVEEANRLIELCEKSECELAVNYMRRCEPTVQKLKKDIEDNRFGSFLGGNTYYTRGIRNNASHFMDLYSYLVGKPSSWGVLERKEKKEANKDPEFDFWISIKNARCVFQSVSSSNFSIGKADFIFENAVIYYDDFGRNITIRAPEDDPQYKGYRRLKHIAEKLESGFVRCQQYVPEHIYQHFVEGIDLVSSANSGLQTLIICEDLIEQWQK
- a CDS encoding glycosyltransferase family protein; protein product: MNKFGKKIVATIECRMTSSRLPGKVLKEACGKPMLELLVERLRRVKAIEEIILATTTNSTDDPIVSLAKRMGVNYFRGSEHDVLKRVLCAAKSFDGEILVEVTGDCPLLDPEVISQGIALYLHNDCDYVSNLDPVSFPVGIDTQVFSVDLLALADKETDVPADREHVSWFIRRQPQRFRKLHLPAPQELHWPELGLTLDEERDYKLITNIFEHFYLEFKDFSTYDILRYLRANPALLEMNKEVSRTRVQ